A genomic segment from Chthoniobacterales bacterium encodes:
- a CDS encoding M48 family metallopeptidase: protein MKSRTLLRLLPLFAAGLFVLFQYLSAEKFTNPLTGKAARVALSREQEDRLGLQAYREVLSEERVVKSGPQAEQVRRVAERLASATGADSRGFQWAESLVQSPQKNAFCLPGGKIVVYTGILPITQTDAGLAAVMGHEMAHATLRHGGQRVLRENLTQTLLSGAALSISDMDYNQQRAVMAALGAGAKYGAILPFGRAHESEADELGLLYMARAGYDPREAIAFWQRMAAANKGQPPEFLSTHPSSGTRIERLKAALPKALAEYEGASVER, encoded by the coding sequence ATGAAAAGCCGCACGCTGCTTCGTCTTCTGCCCCTCTTCGCCGCGGGGCTGTTCGTTCTCTTCCAATACCTCTCGGCGGAGAAATTCACGAATCCCCTCACCGGCAAGGCCGCACGCGTGGCGCTCAGCCGTGAGCAGGAGGATCGCCTCGGCCTGCAGGCCTACCGGGAGGTCCTCTCGGAGGAACGCGTCGTGAAGAGCGGTCCGCAGGCGGAACAGGTGCGCCGCGTCGCCGAACGCCTGGCCAGCGCCACCGGGGCGGATTCACGAGGCTTCCAGTGGGCCGAAAGCCTCGTGCAGAGCCCGCAAAAGAACGCCTTCTGTCTGCCGGGCGGCAAGATCGTGGTCTATACCGGAATTCTGCCGATCACCCAGACCGACGCCGGCCTTGCGGCGGTGATGGGCCATGAAATGGCGCACGCGACCCTGCGCCACGGCGGCCAGCGCGTGCTCCGCGAAAATCTCACGCAGACGCTCCTGAGCGGCGCCGCTTTGTCGATCTCGGACATGGATTACAACCAGCAACGCGCCGTGATGGCCGCCCTCGGCGCCGGGGCGAAATACGGCGCGATTCTGCCATTCGGCCGCGCCCACGAGAGCGAGGCCGACGAGCTCGGGCTGCTCTACATGGCGCGGGCCGGCTACGATCCGCGCGAGGCCATCGCCTTCTGGCAGCGGATGGCCGCGGCGAACAAGGGCCAGCCGCCGGAGTTTCTCTCCACGCATCCGTCGAGCGGCACGCGCATCGAGCGACTGAAGGCGGCGCTCCCGAAGGCGCTTGCGGAATACGAGGGCGCCTCCGTGGAGCGATAA
- a CDS encoding aromatic ring-hydroxylating dioxygenase subunit alpha: MKSEISLDPVVRAAWHPVAVSRDLGPGEVRAVSLAGEDVVLWRGEDGVHAWQDLCIHRGVKLSLGRVVDGCALRCAYHGWTYDETGRCTYLPAHPTLNPPARARAQTFASAERGGLVWVSLDGAPEPPPMLAECADASFRAIPCGPFVAPAGVPRLIENFLDVAHLPIVHEGSLGVGSQAAIEPYEVEWIDGRPVARDIRLFQPNPEGLGRAGHVAYEYGVLSPFAVYLRKRMPDGRCFALLFAAAPVSEIESVAYFTILVNYGDPAADAELAAFQDRIFAEDLPIVASQRPERLPLDLAEELHLPSDRMAIAYRQYIRRVGLTFGTA; this comes from the coding sequence ATGAAATCCGAAATCTCTCTCGATCCCGTCGTGCGCGCGGCCTGGCATCCGGTGGCCGTTTCGCGCGACCTTGGCCCGGGAGAGGTGCGGGCGGTTTCGCTGGCCGGGGAGGACGTTGTTCTCTGGCGAGGGGAGGATGGAGTGCACGCGTGGCAGGATCTCTGCATCCATCGCGGGGTGAAGCTCTCGCTCGGCCGGGTGGTGGATGGCTGCGCGCTCCGCTGCGCCTATCACGGCTGGACCTACGACGAGACGGGCCGGTGCACGTATCTGCCGGCGCATCCGACTCTCAACCCTCCGGCGCGGGCGCGTGCGCAGACGTTTGCCAGCGCGGAGCGCGGGGGATTGGTCTGGGTGTCGCTGGACGGGGCGCCGGAACCTCCGCCGATGCTGGCCGAATGCGCCGACGCGAGCTTTCGCGCAATCCCGTGCGGTCCCTTCGTCGCGCCGGCCGGCGTGCCGCGATTGATCGAGAATTTTCTCGATGTCGCGCATCTGCCGATCGTTCACGAGGGTTCGCTGGGCGTGGGGAGCCAGGCCGCAATCGAGCCGTATGAGGTCGAATGGATCGACGGCCGCCCGGTCGCGCGCGACATTCGTCTTTTCCAGCCGAATCCCGAGGGGCTCGGCCGCGCGGGACACGTGGCCTACGAATACGGCGTGCTCTCGCCGTTCGCCGTCTATCTCCGCAAGCGCATGCCCGACGGTCGCTGCTTTGCGCTGCTGTTTGCCGCGGCGCCCGTCTCGGAGATCGAGAGCGTCGCGTATTTTACGATCCTGGTGAACTACGGCGATCCCGCTGCGGATGCGGAACTGGCTGCGTTTCAGGACCGGATCTTTGCGGAGGATCTGCCCATCGTCGCCTCCCAGCGGCCGGAGCGGCTGCCACTCGATCTCGCGGAGGAGCTCCACCTGCCGTCGGATCGCATGGCCATCGCGTATCGGCAATACATTCGCCGGGTCGGGCTAACCTTCGGCACGGCGTGA
- a CDS encoding serine hydrolase domain-containing protein: MRIRALLSGLPLAVFALSPPAHASVKSLLQDAARELRHDGAPGVSLVAVVHGHTFYENSGSSDRPGLPLTNTTIFETASVSKVFTTTLLGIDVARGSKSLDERVAALFHRPLRSRLRPATLEMLATYTAGFPNLPAALDRVPSSEWGLENYSTDDFLRFVSRLQPHATVPAARVYSDASVGFLGLCLGHFRLKTFESRLDRNLFRPLGMRDTSIWLNARQERRLAIGETPDGRAALRWPVDVMAGADGITSTTYDLGHFLAAELGERRGVSSAITRGMTIATNTGFLFVNDTRFQALAWTWLPEEIRGKPTWIIQKGGNLPGFSSRVAFNRELGIGVAILANRGSLPTQDVAMNLVRRIAEAR, encoded by the coding sequence ATGCGAATTCGCGCGCTCCTCTCCGGTCTGCCCCTCGCTGTATTCGCCCTATCGCCCCCGGCGCACGCGTCGGTGAAATCGCTTCTGCAAGACGCCGCCCGCGAGTTGCGACACGACGGCGCGCCCGGCGTCTCGCTCGTCGCCGTCGTTCATGGCCACACGTTTTACGAGAACTCCGGCAGCAGCGACCGCCCCGGCCTTCCTCTCACGAACACCACGATCTTCGAGACGGCATCGGTCAGCAAGGTCTTCACCACCACGCTCCTCGGTATCGACGTCGCCCGCGGCTCGAAGTCTCTCGACGAGCGCGTGGCCGCCCTGTTTCACCGGCCGCTCCGCTCCCGCCTCCGCCCGGCGACGCTCGAAATGCTCGCCACCTACACGGCCGGCTTCCCGAACCTTCCGGCCGCGCTCGATCGTGTCCCCTCGTCGGAATGGGGCCTCGAGAACTACTCGACCGACGATTTCCTCCGTTTCGTCAGCCGGCTGCAGCCGCACGCAACCGTGCCCGCCGCCCGCGTCTACAGCGACGCCAGCGTCGGCTTCCTCGGCCTCTGCCTCGGCCATTTCCGCCTGAAAACCTTCGAAAGTCGGCTCGACCGCAATCTTTTCCGCCCGCTCGGAATGCGCGACACCAGCATCTGGCTCAACGCCCGGCAGGAGCGGCGCCTCGCCATTGGCGAAACGCCCGACGGACGAGCCGCGCTCCGCTGGCCCGTCGACGTGATGGCCGGCGCCGATGGCATCACCTCCACCACCTACGACCTCGGCCATTTCCTCGCCGCGGAGCTCGGCGAGCGCCGCGGGGTTTCCTCGGCCATCACCCGCGGCATGACCATCGCGACAAACACCGGCTTTCTTTTCGTCAACGACACGCGCTTCCAGGCCCTCGCGTGGACCTGGCTGCCGGAGGAAATCCGGGGCAAACCGACGTGGATCATTCAAAAGGGCGGCAACCTGCCGGGATTCTCCAGTCGCGTCGCCTTCAATCGCGAACTCGGCATTGGCGTCGCCATCCTCGCCAACCGCGGCAGCCTGCCGACCCAGGACGTGGCAATGAACCTCGTCCGACGAATCGCCGAAGCGCGGTGA